One Rhizobiales bacterium GAS188 DNA window includes the following coding sequences:
- a CDS encoding amino acid ABC transporter substrate-binding protein, PAAT family, which produces MPQASILRSTAIAAVALIGASLCFTTTAARADALDDITKAGVLKVGVFGDFPPFSSVSTDMSLKGYDIDVAQILGEALKVKVNLVTVTGQNRIPYLTEHRVDILLSVGQSAEREKVIDFTDAYAPYYIAVIGPHALKVEGKADLAGKSIAVNRGTLEDSSLTEAAPPAADIKRFDNYNAVIQAFLSGQTQLMVVGNDVGAEVLARQTALQPEQKFQLLTSPDHIALNKNEPRLKQILNETVAKMRGDGSLNKISIKWLNKPLDPKDL; this is translated from the coding sequence ATGCCGCAAGCTTCCATTCTGCGCTCGACCGCAATCGCCGCCGTGGCACTGATCGGCGCCAGCCTATGTTTCACCACGACCGCCGCACGCGCCGACGCCCTCGACGACATCACGAAGGCAGGCGTCCTCAAGGTCGGCGTGTTCGGCGATTTCCCACCCTTCTCGTCGGTGTCGACCGATATGAGCCTGAAGGGCTACGATATCGACGTCGCCCAGATCCTCGGCGAAGCGCTGAAGGTGAAGGTCAATCTCGTCACCGTGACGGGACAGAACCGTATTCCCTATCTGACCGAGCACCGCGTCGACATCCTGTTGAGCGTCGGCCAGAGCGCCGAGCGCGAGAAGGTGATCGACTTCACCGACGCCTATGCGCCCTACTACATCGCGGTCATCGGGCCGCATGCGCTGAAGGTCGAAGGCAAGGCCGACCTCGCCGGCAAGAGCATCGCGGTCAACCGCGGCACGCTCGAGGACAGCTCGCTCACCGAAGCGGCACCGCCTGCCGCCGACATCAAGCGCTTCGACAACTACAACGCGGTGATCCAGGCCTTCCTGTCGGGACAGACCCAGCTCATGGTCGTCGGCAACGATGTCGGGGCGGAGGTGCTGGCGCGCCAGACCGCCCTGCAGCCGGAGCAGAAGTTCCAGCTTCTGACCTCGCCCGATCATATCGCGCTGAACAAGAACGAGCCGCGCCTGAAGCAGATCCTGAACGAAACTGTCGCCAAGATGCGCGGCGACGGATCGCTCAACAAGATCTCGATCAAGTGGCTGAACAAGCCGCTCGATCCGAAGGACCTCTGA
- a CDS encoding putative spermidine/putrescine transport system ATP-binding protein/putrescine transport system ATP-binding protein produces MANTVEFHGVSKRFGEVRAIDDVSFSIAGGEIVALLGPSGCGKTTILRSIAGFERPDAGSIRIAGSDVTRLKPYERNVGLLFQHYALFPHMTVAENVAYGLRHRGHPRAEIPTRVEEMLGLVQLKGFGQRRPHQLSGGQQQRVALARALATRPGLILLDEPLSALDAKLRQDLRAELKQLLAAVGSTAIVVTHDQEEAMSLGERVLVMNRGRIVQSGPPGEVYGQPRSRFVADFLGRANWFQGLLGETRGGTALFTSQCGLQLFVNSSEALAPGAVELCVRPESIDLLTDGVETKPGHNRVAGEVLDVALLGAVRQVMIGLQGGGRVLALQTNRAGDGMAPGRPVIFGVRPEDCVLLPAHGGDDRRPSALT; encoded by the coding sequence ATGGCCAACACCGTCGAATTCCACGGCGTCAGCAAACGCTTCGGTGAAGTGAGGGCGATCGACGACGTCTCCTTCTCGATCGCTGGTGGGGAAATCGTCGCACTCCTCGGGCCGAGCGGCTGTGGCAAAACCACCATCTTGCGCTCGATCGCCGGCTTCGAGCGGCCGGATGCGGGCTCGATCCGCATCGCCGGCTCGGACGTGACGCGGCTGAAACCCTATGAGCGCAATGTCGGCTTGCTGTTTCAGCATTACGCCCTGTTCCCGCATATGACGGTGGCGGAGAACGTCGCCTACGGGCTGCGTCACCGCGGCCATCCGCGCGCCGAGATCCCCACGCGGGTCGAGGAAATGCTCGGCCTCGTTCAGCTCAAGGGGTTCGGGCAGCGCCGTCCGCATCAGCTCTCCGGCGGCCAGCAGCAGCGCGTTGCGCTGGCGCGGGCGCTCGCGACGCGGCCTGGCCTGATCCTGCTCGATGAGCCGCTTTCGGCACTCGACGCCAAGCTCCGCCAGGATCTCAGGGCAGAGCTCAAGCAGTTGCTTGCTGCGGTCGGCTCGACCGCGATCGTCGTGACGCATGACCAGGAAGAAGCGATGAGCCTCGGCGAGCGGGTGCTCGTCATGAATCGCGGCCGGATCGTCCAGAGCGGCCCCCCCGGAGAGGTCTATGGACAGCCGCGCTCGCGCTTCGTCGCGGACTTCCTCGGGCGCGCCAACTGGTTCCAAGGCCTGTTGGGCGAGACACGCGGCGGCACGGCACTGTTCACCAGCCAATGCGGGCTGCAGCTTTTCGTCAATTCGTCGGAAGCCCTTGCGCCGGGCGCAGTCGAGCTGTGCGTGCGGCCCGAAAGCATCGACCTTCTGACGGATGGGGTCGAGACCAAGCCGGGCCATAACCGCGTCGCGGGCGAGGTGCTGGACGTCGCTTTGCTCGGCGCGGTGCGCCAAGTCATGATAGGCCTTCAGGGCGGCGGGCGCGTGCTCGCCCTCCAGACCAACCGCGCGGGCGACGGAATGGCGCCGGGGCGGCCAGTCATCTTCGGCGTTCGCCCGGAGGATTGTGTGTTGCTGCCGGCGCACGGTGGGGACGATCGCCGGCCCTCCGCGTTGACGTGA
- a CDS encoding putative spermidine/putrescine transport system permease protein, which produces MSAPSIKRLSDHLAMAAVVVIIAVGLIFLAAPLLVTALLAFDARNYLGQLPPPALSLHWFDKLFSQDYVVAGLSTSLEIAILTTLVNVVIGGAAAVGLDRGTFAGKDALLSAFLSPLMVPAVVTGFALLLFLSKVGIVSGFARLLCGHVIITLPYTIRATLSSLVGRDPRLTEAALVLGATERQAFWNITVPLIRTGIVTGAVFAFAISMDDVAVSMFLTDPTTYTLPVALVANMRASFDLTIAAAAVLLTGITTILILILERMVGLDRILGQGLFRS; this is translated from the coding sequence GTGAGCGCCCCCTCCATCAAGCGGCTGTCCGATCACCTGGCAATGGCGGCCGTCGTCGTAATCATCGCCGTCGGTCTCATCTTTCTCGCCGCACCGCTCCTGGTGACCGCGCTGCTCGCCTTCGATGCGCGCAACTATCTCGGCCAGCTCCCTCCGCCCGCCTTGTCGCTGCATTGGTTCGACAAGCTCTTCTCGCAAGACTACGTCGTCGCTGGCCTGTCGACGAGCCTCGAGATCGCCATCCTGACGACGCTCGTCAATGTCGTTATCGGGGGCGCGGCCGCGGTCGGGCTCGACCGTGGGACCTTCGCGGGCAAGGACGCTCTCCTCTCCGCCTTCCTGTCGCCGCTAATGGTGCCTGCGGTCGTGACCGGCTTCGCGCTTCTGCTTTTCCTGTCGAAGGTCGGAATCGTCAGCGGCTTCGCGCGTCTCCTTTGCGGCCATGTGATCATCACCTTGCCCTATACGATCCGCGCCACGCTCTCCTCGCTGGTCGGGCGGGATCCTCGCCTGACCGAGGCCGCGCTGGTGCTCGGAGCCACCGAGCGTCAGGCCTTCTGGAACATCACGGTGCCGCTGATCCGCACCGGCATCGTGACCGGCGCGGTATTTGCTTTCGCGATCTCGATGGATGACGTCGCGGTCAGCATGTTCCTCACCGACCCGACGACCTACACGCTGCCGGTTGCGCTCGTGGCGAATATGCGCGCATCCTTCGATCTTACGATCGCTGCCGCCGCGGTGCTGCTGACCGGCATCACGACCATCCTGATCCTGATCCTGGAGCGCATGGTCGGGCTCGATCGCATCCTCGGCCAGGGCCTTTTCAGATCGTAG
- a CDS encoding putative spermidine/putrescine transport system permease protein, which translates to MQSATSVKASAPPRMARSALLPIAPATLVLACVFLAPLLGLMVESFREFTPGRVGSVAGAPFTFANYLELVSPSFAGVLIETFEISIAASLVGLIIAFPLAYCAVRRFSPRWRAATIGLMITLVLLSMLVRTYALELTFGSVGVLRPLLLSLGISPTSRWYIEGLVGAGLLHAVVPICTLTLLGAVQNVDPRLADAAKSLGAPAWKAHLDTTIPLSLPALISAFLVALTFSISAFVIPMVLGKGRVLFVSNVIYNRFGDIANYPSGAAVSVVMLGVSLIVVYGVSRAQRPRRRSP; encoded by the coding sequence GTGCAGAGCGCCACCTCCGTGAAGGCGAGCGCGCCGCCACGCATGGCGCGCTCGGCCCTCCTCCCGATCGCGCCGGCGACGCTGGTTTTAGCCTGCGTCTTCCTCGCACCGCTTCTCGGCCTCATGGTCGAGAGCTTCCGCGAATTCACACCGGGCCGCGTCGGCTCGGTCGCGGGCGCGCCTTTCACCTTCGCCAATTATCTCGAGCTCGTGAGCCCATCTTTCGCGGGTGTGCTGATCGAGACTTTCGAGATCAGCATCGCGGCGTCCCTCGTCGGTCTAATCATCGCCTTTCCGCTCGCCTATTGCGCGGTTCGCCGCTTCTCGCCGCGCTGGCGAGCCGCGACGATCGGATTGATGATCACGCTCGTGCTGCTCAGCATGCTGGTGCGGACCTATGCGCTGGAGCTCACCTTCGGCTCGGTCGGCGTGCTGCGGCCCCTCCTCTTGTCGCTCGGCATCTCGCCGACGAGCCGCTGGTATATCGAAGGCCTTGTCGGAGCGGGTCTGCTGCATGCCGTCGTGCCGATCTGCACGCTGACGCTCCTCGGCGCGGTCCAGAATGTCGACCCGCGCTTGGCGGATGCCGCAAAGTCGCTCGGGGCACCGGCCTGGAAGGCGCATCTCGACACCACGATCCCGCTCAGCCTGCCGGCGCTGATCTCGGCCTTCCTCGTCGCGCTCACCTTCTCGATCAGCGCCTTCGTCATCCCCATGGTGCTGGGCAAAGGGCGGGTGCTGTTCGTGTCCAACGTCATCTACAACCGCTTCGGCGATATCGCGAACTATCCGAGCGGAGCTGCCGTCTCGGTGGTGATGCTCGGCGTCTCGCTCATCGTCGTCTACGGGGTGTCCCGGGCCCAGCGCCCGCGCAGGAGGAGCCCGTGA
- a CDS encoding putative spermidine/putrescine transport system substrate-binding protein, whose protein sequence is MVDLTRRRILTLAGAVGAPALLGRFASPAWAAVAELTAIEWGGDVVDAMKQIAAAQSSAKINWVLHQGGAGAILPKIKASWPHVDYDYVAGWEGSFNSMIKEDWLETINPADVPNLADIPQSIIMKDAKGAIKAVPRAVGGMYFGYRTDTVPFQITKVDDLFDKRLKGAICWPGPTQSMMLQIVALAIHGGGDEKNMEPGWKLMKDLAKSGNIGRIAVTDVDFTNSFTSAETSVGFFAEPSWAAVAKNFPVTRLTKQAGMATFLYQSGFAVMKNRPNLKATLDFVNFCISPQMSALYAKVAGEAPLNAKAVTPDNLKHLSYTSQELASFVHVPDFNVVLSQQDAWAKRWESDIAPLL, encoded by the coding sequence ATGGTCGATCTGACGCGTCGTCGCATCTTGACTCTCGCCGGCGCTGTCGGCGCCCCGGCTCTTCTCGGACGGTTCGCGTCCCCCGCATGGGCCGCCGTCGCTGAGCTCACCGCGATCGAATGGGGTGGTGACGTCGTCGACGCCATGAAACAGATCGCCGCCGCGCAAAGCAGTGCCAAGATCAACTGGGTGCTGCATCAGGGCGGAGCGGGAGCCATCCTGCCCAAGATCAAGGCGAGCTGGCCGCATGTCGACTACGATTACGTGGCCGGCTGGGAGGGCTCCTTCAACAGCATGATCAAGGAAGATTGGCTGGAGACGATCAACCCGGCGGATGTTCCCAATCTCGCCGACATCCCGCAATCCATCATCATGAAGGACGCGAAGGGGGCGATCAAAGCCGTCCCGCGCGCGGTCGGCGGCATGTATTTCGGCTACCGCACCGATACGGTTCCCTTCCAGATCACCAAGGTCGACGATCTGTTCGACAAGCGCCTCAAGGGCGCGATCTGCTGGCCCGGCCCGACGCAGAGCATGATGCTGCAGATCGTCGCGCTGGCGATCCATGGCGGGGGCGACGAAAAGAACATGGAGCCTGGATGGAAGCTGATGAAGGACCTCGCGAAGTCCGGCAATATCGGCCGCATCGCGGTCACGGATGTCGACTTCACCAACTCCTTCACCTCCGCCGAGACCTCGGTTGGTTTCTTCGCCGAGCCGAGCTGGGCGGCCGTCGCCAAGAACTTCCCCGTGACGCGCCTCACCAAGCAGGCCGGCATGGCGACCTTCCTCTACCAGAGCGGTTTCGCGGTGATGAAGAACAGGCCGAACCTCAAGGCCACCTTGGATTTCGTGAATTTCTGCATCAGCCCGCAGATGAGCGCGCTCTACGCCAAGGTCGCGGGCGAAGCGCCGCTCAACGCCAAGGCCGTAACGCCAGATAACCTCAAGCACCTGTCCTACACCTCCCAGGAACTCGCCTCCTTCGTCCATGTGCCGGACTTCAACGTGGTGCTGAGCCAGCAGGACGCCTGGGCAAAACGCTGGGAATCCGACATCGCACCCCTTCTCTGA
- a CDS encoding transcriptional regulator, LysR family has product MFDLDPYLLRAFLTVAEIGTVNGAAASLNRTQAAVSMQIRKLEGLVGKELFARSSKGLDLTADGVLLIPFAREILTLNDEVGERLGGRQMQGRVRLGVVEDFAATRLVDILAAFRDQNPKVHIDIIVEANNRLAAMFANEKLDIVICDATSVNRKAVLLWNDDLLWVVRSDIAVNTAEPLPIILFESTCPWSKPCLEALSARKLRWKIVCEASTLVAMATAVRVGIGIGPMIAATIPNGCRALDRAGDLPAPVRIGIGLYMPARVPEEARYLADFIGRQSHLGSWTAS; this is encoded by the coding sequence ATGTTCGACCTCGACCCCTATTTGCTGCGCGCCTTTCTGACCGTGGCCGAGATCGGGACGGTCAACGGCGCAGCCGCGTCGCTGAATCGAACGCAGGCGGCCGTCAGCATGCAGATCCGCAAGCTCGAGGGGCTGGTGGGCAAGGAACTCTTCGCCAGATCCTCGAAGGGGCTCGACCTCACGGCCGATGGCGTCCTGCTCATCCCCTTCGCCCGCGAGATCCTGACCTTGAACGACGAGGTCGGCGAACGGCTGGGCGGCCGGCAGATGCAAGGGCGAGTGCGGCTGGGCGTGGTCGAGGACTTCGCCGCGACGCGGCTCGTCGACATACTGGCCGCCTTCCGCGATCAGAACCCGAAGGTGCATATCGATATCATCGTCGAGGCGAATAATCGGCTGGCCGCGATGTTCGCCAACGAGAAGCTCGACATCGTCATCTGCGACGCGACATCGGTCAACCGCAAGGCTGTGCTGCTGTGGAACGACGACCTCCTCTGGGTCGTCAGGTCCGACATTGCCGTGAACACCGCGGAGCCGCTGCCGATCATCCTGTTCGAGAGCACGTGCCCCTGGAGCAAGCCCTGCCTCGAGGCGCTCTCGGCCCGCAAGCTCCGCTGGAAGATCGTGTGCGAAGCATCGACGCTGGTCGCCATGGCGACGGCCGTGCGTGTCGGCATCGGCATCGGTCCGATGATCGCGGCGACCATCCCAAATGGCTGCCGGGCGCTCGACCGCGCCGGCGACTTGCCCGCGCCCGTTCGCATCGGCATCGGGCTCTACATGCCAGCGAGGGTTCCGGAGGAAGCGCGGTACCTCGCCGATTTCATCGGCCGCCAGAGCCATCTCGGCAGCTGGACCGCGAGCTGA
- a CDS encoding agmatinase: MTSDSSLLERLRQRYASAGGGDIHDPRFKAVADRIFQGSDARKWPFAGPATFIDAPFSPDGLSPEGLAALDVALIGVPMDLGVTNRAGARLGPRAVRAIERVGPYEHVLGVAPMSALKVADVGDVPMRSRYSLADCHADIEACYRRIAATKVVPLSVGGDHSITGSILKGLGATRPVGLVHVDAHCDTAGPYEGSKFHHGGPFREAVLAGALDPTRTVQIGIRGGAEYLWEFSYDSGMTVIHAEEVAELGIAAVIERALAVVGDGPTYVSFDVDSIDPGFAPGTGTPEVGGLTPLQVLQILRGLKGLNIMGGDVVEVAPQYDATTNTAQIGAQVLFELLCLVSLANGPIGPSA; encoded by the coding sequence ATGACTTCGGATTCCTCGCTTCTTGAACGACTGCGCCAGCGCTATGCCTCAGCCGGAGGCGGCGACATCCATGATCCCCGGTTCAAGGCGGTCGCCGATCGGATCTTTCAAGGATCCGACGCGCGCAAATGGCCGTTCGCGGGTCCAGCGACCTTCATCGATGCTCCCTTCAGCCCCGACGGGCTTTCGCCGGAAGGCCTCGCGGCCTTGGATGTCGCCTTGATCGGCGTTCCGATGGATCTCGGGGTCACGAACCGGGCGGGTGCACGGCTCGGCCCACGCGCCGTGCGCGCCATCGAGCGGGTGGGACCTTACGAGCATGTGCTCGGCGTCGCGCCCATGAGCGCGCTCAAGGTGGCCGATGTCGGGGATGTGCCGATGCGCAGCCGCTACAGCCTCGCCGATTGCCATGCCGATATCGAGGCCTGCTATCGTCGCATCGCGGCCACCAAGGTCGTACCGCTCTCGGTCGGCGGCGACCATTCGATCACCGGCTCGATCCTCAAGGGTCTCGGAGCCACGCGGCCCGTGGGCCTGGTGCATGTCGACGCCCATTGCGATACGGCCGGCCCCTATGAGGGCTCGAAGTTCCACCATGGCGGACCGTTCCGCGAAGCGGTGCTCGCCGGCGCGCTCGATCCGACGCGCACCGTCCAGATCGGGATTAGGGGAGGCGCCGAATATCTCTGGGAGTTCTCCTACGATTCAGGGATGACCGTCATCCATGCCGAGGAGGTCGCTGAGCTCGGCATCGCCGCGGTGATCGAGCGCGCTCTCGCGGTGGTCGGGGACGGGCCGACCTATGTTTCCTTCGACGTCGACAGCATCGATCCGGGATTTGCGCCCGGCACGGGCACGCCAGAAGTCGGCGGCCTCACGCCGCTTCAGGTGCTGCAAATACTGCGCGGCCTGAAGGGGCTGAACATCATGGGCGGAGACGTGGTCGAGGTCGCTCCGCAATATGACGCGACCACCAACACCGCCCAGATCGGAGCGCAGGTCTTGTTCGAGCTCCTCTGCCTCGTCTCGTTGGCCAATGGCCCAATCGGTCCTTCCGCTTAG
- a CDS encoding Helix-turn-helix domain-containing protein, with amino-acid sequence MSQSAHVLPPRFLRTAEAARFLGLSARTLEKHRTYGTGPVYRKLGGRIVYAISDLQRWADRGLRTSTSDHGTDIVYPAQPVMLKKPFRG; translated from the coding sequence ATGTCACAATCAGCCCATGTTCTGCCGCCGCGCTTCCTGCGTACTGCGGAAGCTGCAAGGTTTCTGGGCTTGTCGGCCCGGACACTCGAAAAGCATCGGACCTATGGCACCGGCCCTGTCTATCGTAAGCTCGGAGGTCGGATAGTCTACGCGATCAGCGATCTGCAGCGATGGGCTGACAGAGGATTGCGGACTTCGACCTCTGACCACGGCACCGATATAGTCTATCCCGCTCAGCCGGTGATGCTGAAGAAGCCATTCAGAGGATAG
- a CDS encoding peptide/nickel transport system substrate-binding protein, giving the protein MAGIEEARYDLRQSELLNRAAAGVKRRTFLGAAAGAAVSALARPSLAQPAKVLRFVPESDVAVTDPIWTTATVTRNHGYLVFDTLYGQDAQYNIQPQMVAGHTVEDDGKLWRLTLREGLRFHDGEPVRARDVVPSVRRFAARDAFGRALIEATDELSAVSDRVVQFRLKRPFPLLPAALGKTGTSMPCIMPERLAKTDPNKQVTEMVGSGPFSFRADERIAGALTVYNKFAGYVPRPDGPATFTAGPKRVVFDRVEWRVIPDPSTAANALGAGEVDWWQNPTPDLLGVLRSKAGLKLEVLDPAGGIGCLRFNHLFPPFDNPAIRRALLGAIDQTEFMTAVAGDERSLWKSHVGVFSPDTPMATTEGTDILVGKRDFAQVKRDLVAAGYKGERVVLLDPTDYPSTHALALVAADAFQKCGLNVDLLAMDWGTLVQRRASRQPPDKGGWNVFFTYLNGTNNFDPASQLGIRGNGDQAWFGWPNSPRLEDLRTQWFATSDVTDQRAICAEIQRQFFVDVPYLPLGVYYDTTAYRRLTGVRNGFAQFYDVKPA; this is encoded by the coding sequence GTGGCGGGCATTGAGGAGGCGCGGTATGACCTTCGACAATCTGAGCTGCTCAATCGGGCGGCTGCAGGCGTGAAGCGCCGCACCTTTCTCGGCGCTGCGGCCGGGGCCGCCGTGTCCGCGCTCGCCAGGCCCAGCCTCGCGCAGCCGGCGAAGGTGCTGAGATTCGTGCCGGAGTCGGACGTGGCCGTGACGGATCCGATCTGGACGACGGCCACGGTGACGCGCAACCACGGCTACCTCGTGTTCGACACGCTGTACGGCCAGGATGCCCAGTACAACATCCAGCCCCAGATGGTGGCTGGCCACACGGTCGAGGATGATGGCAAGCTGTGGCGGCTGACCCTGCGTGAGGGCCTGCGCTTCCACGACGGCGAGCCGGTTCGCGCCCGGGACGTGGTGCCCAGCGTGCGGCGCTTCGCTGCTCGCGACGCATTCGGGCGCGCGCTGATCGAGGCAACGGACGAGCTCTCCGCAGTGTCGGATCGCGTGGTGCAATTCCGCCTGAAGAGGCCGTTTCCCCTGCTACCCGCGGCGCTCGGCAAGACCGGCACGTCCATGCCTTGCATCATGCCGGAGCGCCTGGCGAAAACCGATCCCAACAAGCAGGTGACCGAGATGGTCGGCAGCGGCCCGTTCAGCTTCAGGGCTGACGAACGGATCGCGGGCGCGCTGACCGTCTATAACAAGTTCGCCGGCTACGTGCCGCGTCCGGACGGCCCGGCGACCTTCACCGCCGGCCCCAAGCGCGTCGTCTTCGATCGCGTTGAATGGCGCGTCATACCCGACCCTTCGACCGCGGCCAACGCGCTTGGCGCAGGCGAGGTCGACTGGTGGCAGAACCCAACACCGGACCTGCTCGGCGTTCTGCGGAGCAAGGCAGGCCTGAAGCTCGAAGTGCTCGACCCCGCCGGTGGAATCGGCTGCCTCCGCTTCAACCACCTCTTCCCACCTTTCGACAATCCAGCCATCCGCCGGGCGCTGCTGGGCGCAATTGATCAGACCGAATTCATGACGGCGGTCGCGGGCGACGAGCGCTCCCTGTGGAAGAGCCATGTCGGCGTGTTCAGCCCGGACACCCCGATGGCAACGACGGAGGGAACGGACATCCTGGTCGGGAAGCGGGACTTCGCTCAGGTCAAGCGAGACCTGGTAGCCGCGGGCTATAAAGGCGAGCGCGTGGTGTTGCTCGACCCTACGGATTACCCGTCGACCCACGCGCTGGCCCTGGTGGCGGCCGACGCGTTTCAGAAGTGCGGCCTGAACGTCGACTTGCTTGCCATGGATTGGGGCACGCTCGTCCAGCGTCGCGCCAGCCGCCAGCCTCCGGACAAGGGGGGCTGGAACGTCTTCTTCACCTATTTGAATGGCACCAACAACTTCGATCCCGCCAGCCAGCTCGGCATCCGCGGCAACGGCGATCAGGCCTGGTTCGGCTGGCCCAACTCTCCGCGGCTCGAGGATTTGCGGACCCAATGGTTCGCGACCTCGGACGTGACCGACCAACGGGCGATCTGTGCGGAGATCCAACGCCAGTTCTTTGTCGACGTGCCCTATCTGCCGCTGGGTGTCTATTACGACACGACGGCCTATCGGAGACTAACCGGCGTGCGCAACGGCTTCGCGCAGTTCTACGACGTCAAGCCGGCCTGA
- a CDS encoding Uncharacterized membrane protein produces the protein MRSFLVPGLLWFSAIGCGLLAGLYFAFSTFIMTALGRIDQVHGISAMNAINTTIVQSLFMPLFIGTTLTSLALAVIAVFRWGETGSLAMLAGGVIYVVGMFLVTAVFNVPLNDALATLDPSSTEAASLWARYLNDWTLWNHVRTISSTAACALFIAAIAVR, from the coding sequence ATGCGCTCGTTTCTCGTCCCAGGCTTGCTCTGGTTTTCCGCCATTGGCTGCGGCCTGCTCGCAGGCCTCTACTTCGCCTTCTCGACCTTCATTATGACGGCCCTCGGCCGCATCGACCAGGTGCATGGCATTTCAGCCATGAACGCGATCAATACGACGATCGTGCAGTCGCTGTTCATGCCGCTCTTCATTGGAACGACGCTGACGAGCCTTGCGCTGGCGGTCATTGCCGTCTTTCGCTGGGGCGAGACCGGATCTTTGGCGATGCTCGCGGGCGGCGTCATCTATGTGGTGGGCATGTTCCTCGTCACGGCGGTGTTCAACGTGCCGCTCAACGACGCCCTTGCAACCCTCGATCCGTCCAGCACCGAGGCCGCATCACTATGGGCGCGTTACCTGAACGACTGGACGTTGTGGAACCACGTGCGGACAATCTCCTCCACCGCGGCTTGTGCGCTCTTTATCGCCGCCATCGCGGTCAGGTAG